The Onychostoma macrolepis isolate SWU-2019 chromosome 20, ASM1243209v1, whole genome shotgun sequence nucleotide sequence ATGCATGGCCTCAAACCCAGCGAGGCTTTCATTAATTTTGGACATTCAAAAATAATTGGCATGCATGTGGGTCAAGGCAGAAAGTGTTGACCTTGTTGCCTGATTCCCGCCGCCCCCTCTCCCACAGTTTTCTATGAAAGTTTGATGCCTTATTTAGCTTTAACCTCAGAGAAACAGACTTTGATTTTTAGGTCACATATTTTGTATATCACAGTTTCTTTAACaactaaaagctgtgttttttttttttttttgttttttaaatcattaatgaAGAATAGATGAGTGAAAACATGAGGCTAAAGACACTAAAGAGGAACAAAATCACTGTAAATTAGGATCGTAAACCCATTAAAGCATGATATgctgattaattaatcaaataataaatgttttttttccagaaatcattttagaatgctgatttgttgctcaataattttttcttttcagaaagttcaaaaaatagcatttatttcaaattgagTTTTCTAACAATGTACGTGTTTACtgttttaatcaattaaatgcatcattgctgaataaaacctgtcctttttttttgtgctgataaaaattaaaataattcaataactTACTGGACATTATAAGGATTTTAGGTATATTTAATATTGCTTGTCATTAGAGTGTCACAATATACAGATAATGATGATAATCGTGATAtttaaatagtgaaatattgtTATTGTGTTAATTAGGGTGTCACAAAATACTGGTATTAGCatgaatatgaacatgaataGTACGTATACAATAATTTGACACATAATAATCAAGCGCCAGCCCCATTATGGAGCGTTAAACTGTCATGTGTGatttgtttcattcatactcgaCACTGGAGGGCGCCCTCACACAGAAAGTCCACAAGCAGGCTCATAGgagtaataaaacaataaaatgcattGTACAAAACGTTTTGTATGTTGAAAccatatatatgtacagtatatgtagaTACCTTATTAGGGACTGTTTCTATGAGTGCCATACATAAGCCTTCAGTCATTTTGGGATGGTCTGCGAACCCTGGAGCGCAGGTTGACTTAAATTTGCATCTGTACTGCAactgtatatgcatgtatgaaAATGTATATCTTCAGTAGACTTCAGAAGATGCTTTTGctaaactatacaaactatgcAATACAGCAAGATAAAGCCGTTAGCTAACAAGGCATTTAAAAAGTAGGCCTATACTTTAGTTTAAAAACCTGTAATATTaagttaatacatatttaaaacacacaccAACACATTACATGTGAAAGGTTATGCAGTTTCTTCAGGAATTTAAATTTAGGGTTTTTACATCCAGATTCTGCACAATGTTGTTGCATTTTAAAACTCATtggttgttattgtgagtgaaGACATAGACTGTTCCAAGATGGCGGACGCATCAACGTATCTGGAGCGGCTGAATATGGCATCTACAGCCTACATATCTATGGTTGAAAGGCTATGAGAATCAGCACATGATTATAACAGTATTTGGTTTATCTGTTCTTCAAGCCATCCCAGGTATTTTCATAAggataatgtatatttatattgaaatgCTAATCAACTTTATCACTATAAAGTAATaatgctataaaataaaaatcagttcaCTGACGGAAGTTCTTTCAAGCAATCGATCGACGCTATAACACAAGTttatagtaaaaatatataacgtTATTGTATTACTTTGGCATTGTGCTAAACTAAAAATGGTTAGCATTAGTCTCTTCTGTTTAGTGTAATTGTTCCTTTTGTATGCAATGGTGTGATTcattggtcaaaaaaaaaaagattaatttgaCTGATagcatgatttatttattttactttttcaagATTTCTATTAATATCAGATATATCGTTATCGTGAATTTTTGAGTTCACGATAATCGTGTAGTAGAGGTCTGCGAGGGACTGTTTTTTTAGTCCCGCTCCCGAGatatattcactctttgttcacccgctgtctgcttagaataattttcttcctgACCGACCGTTCcagctaaatttagatctcatTTCCAGAATCtcaaatttaaatttcctctactaaAATAAAGAGAGATAGGCTAACATAAacgtgtagtctgcacaaaattgtatttgttattttattcgtcttgtcaagagtcttgaatttattgacagcaaaatgttaaacgaattttgtgtcgTAAGATataaaattcgtttaacattttgctgccaacacagtaggaaaaaaagtgtatttttattcgtcttgtcaggatacaattcgtttaacatttacaacacaataggaaaaagtgtagcaaagaaaaaaaaatgtaggttgtacaaaaacagcctattagttattttattcgtctggtcaaaataacattttgctgtaaacacagtaggaaaagtgtcgcagagaaaaataaataaataaatacatgtcatttaaaattataggctaagcaaaatgtaaacaaaaccgagttgaaggttattcaaggacagcgcatcctcactttgctccatccttattctgctctgtcactcatcgacaacctgcctgttctgtcacCACCGGTGGGCTACAACCTGCTCTGAGGACCGTTATGGTTATGCACATGTTGAGTGCACAGCCCCCGCAAATGAAACGCGTGAGAGCAGTGGTTCATGCGTGCAGCGGGTGCATAAGTGCAGGCTGTACCTGTGGTCAATGAGAATAAAGagcagatatgctgttctgaaaggacATCGGGAACaggatattgttagaccgcccgctcccgttcaaattacaccagagttaccgaccgctaCCGCGTTTTATTCTGGAATTTAATCCTGCATTGCAAGAAATCTGGTTGGGTACCGCGGGAGagccgcgggaatgcagacctctatcGTGTAGTGAAAAATATCATATTGTGACAGCCCTACGTCATTAAGACcgaatatatgtattttattttttttttaatgcccaAGTCATTTACTGACCACCAGCGGTGCATTTATACATAGCAAAGCTTCTATGAAATGTTCTTACAGGCAAGCGAAATCGTTGCAATTACAGTGAAAGCCTGACCTTCCATCTTCTCTCTGAAGATAGATCAAATGGCAAGGCACTGTGATTACAGGCCTGGAGTCGAACAGGAGTTCTTAAAGCCAAACAGGGTCATTAGTCACTGTTCAGTTTTACTCGCTGTGGTCCGTCTTTCAGCAGCACTCTCCGCCATTAAAGCCTCCAAGGTCATGACACAAACAGCACTGCAGACACACAATCTCGAATGCTAAAATGTCACCTCAGAGTGTCATTTGGATCAAATTTAATGCTAAGTGCTTATTTAATCTTGGAAAAATTGCAAGAGGGAGAATGTAATGTGTATCAAAAAGTGTTTCAGAAGATCTAAATTAGAGAAGTATTGCAGTAGCTGAACCGATGTTCATATCCTGTTGGAGCAGAAAACAGGTTAAAAAACAGAGGCAGTGCTTACTGATCTTGTACTGAGACTCAATATGAGAAATCCTGTAGCATCACATCCAAATGAAAGGAGGATGTGCTCACAGCAGAGCCAGCAGCAGACATGAGGGTGTATCAGATGGTctgtatatatatgcaaaaaatCAGGCCCCGCTGGAGCTGAATTCTGATGCCTCTCTCATTACGATAGCAGACGATTCGCACCAGCCACAATCTGTTCCCTCTTCATTAGTAAAACAGAGACATGAGAACCAGGAGCTTTTGGGGGAACAATTGATTAGGTGATAGAAAAACACAAGGCTTTTTAAGGGAGTTGTTATCAGGATAAAATATGTAAGGGTTGACACTGTttcttttataaaattaaattataataatattatgcaATTCCCCCAACTGATTCCTCTGTAGGGTGcagtgggtggttgctagggtttacgatgtggttgctaaggtcttcagagtatttttttttcagcatattgcagttgttgcttaTTAATTTAGGTCAAACATGggatttccccccattttatcATTTGATCTCTTAAAATCAGTGATTAATTTAAAGAAGATAATTTAAATCAGTGCATGGGGTCCAAACAATATTGAAACATATCttcatataaaatacaaaacaaacaaactaacaaaacccctaataaaaaacattaaataaaatgatattaaaaaacatactgaatttgcaaaacaaaacaatgaaatatttactaacaaaattaaatatttctcaaaatatcttataatacaaatacaaaacaaaacactaaaacatttctcaaaataaaacctcactgactttcattattgacaaaaacaaacaaacaaacactaaaacatttcttaaaatatctttCAATTACAAAACCTCACTGACTATCattatactgaaaaaaaaaaaaccttccattaaaatatgttaacaaaaaatgaaatgagaacaacaaaacaaaacaaaaagcactgAAAAATGTCTCAAGATATCttctaataaaatacaaaaaaaaaaaaaaaacatttctcaaaatatattcttttgttcttttgtacacagaagaaagacagacatgagggtgatttttatttagttagtttgttAGTGAACTACATTACAGTAAATAGTTGAAATTAGATTTTGAATCCCAGATTTTCAGTGTTGTCTTTAGAACTCACtgtatgtttacacacacacacagatgtacTCACACACATCCCCTCAGTGTAACAGGGGATTACCCCGTGCGGGGCCGAACCTCTGGCAACCTCTCAGCGTTGCTCTGGGCAACACTGATTACACTGTCACATGGATGGTTTGGAGCAACAACTAACAAAACCCTTCtgcaattatttttcattacgTGCAGGTACAAAAGCAGCAGTGGTGTCCCAGTCAGGTGAGCCGTGTTTCCCTTTTCCTTCAGGAATCATTTAGACAGGGCCACCCGGCACTCTGTGACCATCCCATGTCACTCTAACAACACACCGGAAAATGCACATATCATGAATTATACAATaaaccaacaacaaaacaaaaaacactaaaacatttcttaaaatatcttacaaatacaaaacaaaaattaaatgaaatgaaaacaacaacaaaagcatgttttttGATTAACATGCTGTCCacttatatagaatatataacaTACAATGTTGTCCATAtctaaaaatgtgtatattatataatgtaatataatataatataattaatataatataatataatataattttgctcaattttgcctTGCTGaatataagagacttctttcaaaaacatttaaaatcctatatatatatatatatatatatatatacatactgtatatatatatacacacactatatttacacactatattgccaaaagtattgggtcacccccttctaatgaacagatttgactactttagtaatttccatgagtacaaatcttaatgtttaggcatataatgatattttagggaactgtgtgcttctaattttaaagcaacagtttggacaggacccttttctattctaacatgacaatgcctctgtgaataaggcaaggttcaaaaagaaatgattgatttagtcagtgtggaagaacttgactggtctgcagaaagccaagtcctaatccaagctgaacacctctggtgtgactttaaatgcagatcttgagccaaaaactctttaccaaacaccaatgacttgtacatatgggtacagtcattttagacacttccaaaactgttgcaacagagatggaaatacaatttttaaatacatgaattatgtttccatctttgttgccatagttttggaagtgcctttttctgttctaaagaagggggtgtcccaatacttttgtccatattgTGTATGTACAAGCCATTGGTGTAaggtgatgagtttttggctcaaggtctgcatttgaagtcacaccagaggtgttcagctgacTAGGATTTGACTGAATCTGGGCAGAGAGTATATCCctatacacttcagaattcatccggctgcttctgtcttctgtcacatcatcactaaacaccagtaacccagtgccactggaagccatgcagCTCATgcatcacactgctccaccatgtttTACAGATGGtgttgtatgctttggatcatgagctgttccaagccttctctatacttttttcttccagtcattctggtacaggttgatcttaatttcagccgtccaaagaatgcttttccagaGGTGGTCTGggttttttagatgttttttgggAAGTCTAATCTGGGCTTGTTTGCAGCTTGTGGCGAAgcctctgtatttgctctcatgaagtcttctcttgattgtagatGTGACACGtctacctcctggagagtgttcttctcttggctggatgttgtgaaagggtttttctttaccaAGGAGAGGGTCCTCCgatcatccaccactgttgtcctctGTGGACGTTCAAGccttttttatgttgctgagctcactagtgcattctgtttttctcagaatgtaccaaactgttgatttggcctctcctaatgttcctgctatctctctgatggattggttttgtttttgaagcctaacaattgCCTGTTTCACTTGCATGGAGAGATCCTCTGACCGcatgatgtgggttcacagcaacagcttctAAATGCAAACGtcacacttagaatcaactccagaccttttacctgCTATACGTGAATAGCCCACGACTGTCCATGAAACTGTCAATTGTCCAATTACTTATGAtcccttgaaaaagggggaAGGTAtatattaaagagctgtaattccttaacctttcctccaattttGATGAGAATACCGTCAAATTAAAACTCATTAAAAAtgtgcctgtgtccaaatatatatggacctgtATACAACATACAAATTGGTTGATATATTAACATGAAAGAGCAGATGAAAGAGCTGACAGACATCACACTGAGACATATGTACACTTGCTGAGTCATTTTCTAAACAGATGCAACTTTTCAAATTCTAGACTGCTTTTAAATCTTCTGGGAAGTCTCACTCTCTCTAACACCCAAGATCATTAACTGAACTTGCTAAGAAAGTCTGTCACTAATTGACAGGAGAACAGAGAAACAGGAACACAGTGTTCGAGTCACATGAGCTGCAGTGCACATCATTATCTCACACCAGCACATCTCAATCGCTGTTGATGTTGTGTGAGGTCAGCCGTGGTCCAGAGGTGGGCTGACGATGTGAGAGCGAGTGAAACAGGCACTTGGGTTGGGAAGCAGGTAATTAGAGCAGCACTTTTCCTCTGGGCCGTTCTACAGCTGCTCTTTCATGCAGTCCAACATACCAACAGCAGGAGAGAACAGATGTTGCTTATGGTGTAATGAAGAAGCCAGAGGCTATCAGATTCACAGCTTTACAGATGGCTTGATCGCTGGTCCTTTTTACTGGGTTTTAGTTTGAAGACTTCTAACAGAAATAACTCTTTTAGTGTTGCTTAGTGTTGTATACCTTCTGCTCTACGTGCATTCACCTTCTGAGTCTCACCATGGTCACAAAAGAAGAGGAAATATTCCTCTTTCTTGATCAAATGACATAAAATGGtgctattttcatttattcatcacATGCTTTCTTATGACATTGACTTTTTAACAATTATCCTAgctttggtttaaaaaaaacaattgtattATCATGCATCACTGGGGGGGTACCATGTATAAAAATGGTTtttaaggaataattcacccaaaaattacagattgctgaaaatgtacttattCTCAGGCCAGCCaaaatgcagatgagtttgtttcttcatctgaacagatttggagaaatttagcattacatcaattgctcaccaatgaatcatctgcagtgaatgggtgccgtcagaattaaagttcaaacatctgataaaatcatcacaataatccacaccactccagtccatcaattatcatcttgtgaagtgaaaagctacgTGTTTgtataaacaaatccatcaagacattttaactttaaactattaaaattaaataccataatccataataatgcccCAGTGAAAACGTTCATCACCCGTTTTCCTTTCACATCAGAATTCACAGACGTATCTGTTTTAACTCGTAAATGGTTCTTCATctttgcatatttctctcctgctTCATATGGATTATGGAGTTAAAAACATgctaatgatggatttgtttcttgcaaatatactttttttttttttttttacttcacaagatgttaattcatggactggagtgatgtggattacttgtggattattgtgatgttttatcagccgtttaaactctcattctgacggcacccattcactgcagagggtcATTCCAAATCTGCATGCTGTTATTaatctatttaatttaatgaaaatatcgatgttgtttcaaacctctATGCTATTAcatatgcaaaaatatatttttcattgaaaaaaaaaaaaaaaacatgattgtGAGCAATTTTGGGGTAAGCTatcttttcaaaattgtttCAATGTAGCAAACCTATGGTTTCAGATTGTGATACTAAAGCCGATTGCATAAGATGAGCCTTTTGATATGTTCCAACTAAACATcctgtttaaacattaaatacacCAATTCAATACAGgaaaataacactttttaaCTGATTTAACATGCTAATTTTGTCTTCAATGTTGTCTTTGGTATCACCTCCTGCTACTGAAGAGTGCAAAGGATACTTCAACACACAATCATGAGAAATTCTCAGTAAGTTCAGCAATTAGGCATTTTATTCACCCAACAACAAAATACGCACTCCTAAAAACTGGCCAAAAAATGTATGGCTTGTCACAATCTAAAGTGCTTATTTGTTAGAGGCAGACATGCTGAAACACTTAAAAAAGACACAACAGCCAAAATAAGCCCAAGACAGTTTCAATTAAATAGACAAAGAATGAAACGTTTGGTCCTTGCAAGCCATGAATTACACACAGCAAAGCTTCTTTAAAGAGCACAAGCATCTCCAGGaaacaaaaaaagatttgaACAATCTGTAAAGTTTAATGGTAGTTGTTATTGATCCCTACCATAATCTGGCACTACAAAGAAGTTTGAAAGTAAACAGAGCCACAGTATTTGCCTTTATGAACCTTGAGGAAAAGTGAAATTATCCTTTGTACATTAAACTGTTAAAAGTAGTCATATTATGTTGCCCTGTTTAAACATTACTTTTGGCCAAAAgtaaaaccatttaaatgaaatacaaatatacattaACTTACTGTACTTTATACAACTTGGTCTTTATCCCGGACGTATGTTGTAATATCACACTAATCTCAGACATATGTGCATATCGACGGCCAAAACATGCTTGAAATGAGCCATCAACCAtcatcagaaaaaataaaaattcaaaaataaaactttgaaGTGGACACAACATcgagaaataaataaacagaacatcAAGTGGTCAAATACTCTTGCACCTTTAAGCATGCTACTCAAACCCTGTGGCTGACAGATCGCATGCACTCGACAAGCTTAATTGGGAATATCAGAGCTGTTGTTGCGGTTTCCGTATTTGTGATGAATGAAGAGGAGCACCACGCCGAGGAAGAAGCAGATGGAGCCCACGGTTAAGTAGGCGATGCCCAGGAAGGGGTTTTTCCCTCCCATCCAGGAGATGGTGCTGAGGATCATTCGCTTCCGGCCCTCAAAGCTGCGCACGGGGTAATCTGAGGGGCAAGTGGTTGAGGAAATAATATCAATTCAGAAGTTATTCAAATATATCCAATCAACCAGTGTTTGCActttgcttaaagggatagttcacccaaaaatgttttaaccaTTAAGTAAGTAAGTAACCCATTAATTACTGTGATCAACGCACGGAAAggaaagtattctcgtagctttactatcttactacctttctgggccttgaacatggtagttgcgttgctgtctgtctatgaagggtcagaaagctctcggatttcaccaaaaatatcttaatttgtgttttgaagatgaaggtctaacgggtttgaaacgacatgagggtaattaatgtaattagtaattagtgtaaatgtaattaatgtaaataattaatgacagaatttttattttggtgtgaaccacccctttaaatttaATGATGAGACCTATTCATATATTGAATGTATTCTTTGTAAATTGAGTTTTAGAACTGAACAATAAAACCATAATTTACTTCAGAAAATAACTGATTAAAAAATTCAATCTTCAagctattcatttatttctattaatcggttttctttttctttctttgttgttATAAGATCAAACACGTAAAAAAACATCTTGGGTTTTCACTGATTATTGTTCATGAAGTTCCTGTGAAGGTTTCAAAAAGATAATATTAGGTAAATATAGATATTTACTACTTTGTAGGTAAACTAATATCAGCCTTCCTTCATTTAGTAgttgatttaataaataaaagtctaTGGTCAACTAGATTTTGACTTTATTGTTGTTTGACTACTAGACAACAATAGCAGTTATGATTCCACagatggaaaaaatatatttttttagctaGTTCAAAGCAAATATACAAACCTTatgtggtcagtaagattttttttaatgtaagaagTTTCTTATTCTCATCaaagtgtatttatttgatcaaaattacagtaatattgtacaatactacaatgtaaaataactgttttctattttaaaatgtaattaatttttttttataatgggaaagctggattttcagcagccattacaaCAGCTGATCTGgtactcaaaaaacattttggtaactttttattatcaatgttaaaacagttatgctgcttcatatttttgtagaaactgtcatttttagaaagttcaaaagaacaacatttattaaaatctttcgtaacttttgatcaatttaatgttaatgttaatttctttataaagaaaaaaatcattctgaccctgaacttttgaacagtagaatATACTTaaatccttcttttttttttttttctaatttaataattttttagaaTGAAAAGCTATCTGCGCACAATATCAGAATGTTACAAAAAGCATCTTGCGTCGAATCGGAAATATTTCTTTATGTGTTAAAGGTATGCAATGCAAGGATACTGTAGATGACTTCCAGGCTGTAGTTGCCTCTGGGAAGTGTGGGTGTCATGTTGTTCTTCTTCTGAATAATGCGGTAGAGCTTTCTGAAGGTGGGGAGAGCTGCGGTGCGCATCCACACGATGAAATCCTCATTTATGAAGCCGTTGTTTTCTATGTCAGTGTCCAGCTCATAAACAGGCTTGCGCCAGTTGACCGGCTTCGCTGTGTCTGGAAGATGAGGAGCGTTTTAGTTAGAGATACGGGAAAAACCAATGCTAATCCATCAGAGTACATATAATCCTCTATACAGAATTATATACAAGTATATTTATTCTACCTATAAAAACAGCAGTAAGATTTGGGTTGCTTCCCCCAGGGTTCCTGAACTTCACATGTTTGTCCGTCCACCATGCAATCCCTTTTTTGACCAATGGAATTAGTGTTTTTGTTCCATTGGGATCAATGTAAAACAATTCCAGAGTGTCTGAAGCAAAGAGAGGAAGAGACGAGCAATATTAAAACTCTTGAGGAAACAGTCTTACGATGGTAAGTATTCGGATCCAGGTCTCACCATTAAACATGCTGTTAGCAATGGCTCCACACGGGGCTATAGGCTTGTTTTCATTAGTGCGGTATGGCTCACATTCTTTGCTTGGCTCCTGAAATATAACAATATGCTTTGAGCTTCAAttaataacatgcaattttatagcatcaaatcaAGAATTAAGTACTTCTTGTACTCAGGATGCAGCAGACCTATTGtaacttaacaaaaaaaaaaagaaaacccaCAGCTGGCAGCTATTGCAATGTCAGTCAGTTTAAAGTTCATTAAACGTGACAGTGACTGCCGGTGATTGACAGGGCTCCACTATAATAGGTGTCGAGATGTTTCTAAATACATGTTGCACAACCCTGCTGTCATACAGCGGTTGTTGACTTTATGTTGACATGTGTTCGAGCTGGCAGAGCATACTATGCTGTCAAACACCTCAGACAGCCGAGCTCAAAATCAGCTCAACTATTTAGTTTCTATTAACACCACAGCTGTCAATCATCaagcaataaataaacagatagatATAGATACTCCGTCTTCTTCAGGGTTACTGATGGATTTATAGAGACTCTGTTTTTCAGGTttgatgatagatagatagatagatgtgcaGTACCTTAAGTGAGCGCTCGTCTCCGTTAAGCTGGCTGTCATCTCTGGACTTCACATACCGCCGATGGTTTTGGTAGAAATTTGAGAGGCCATAGTACATGAAGACGTTACTCTGAGGACATAAAGTTAGCATCAAGAACCGGCACTGTTACGAAAGCCCATTATCACCTCCAAACAAATATCCttcgtaaaaaaaataataaaataaactgggaacatttgtatttataatatgtgctgtgttttaaatgttaccATTCAGGATAGTGAAGGTTTTTGTCAAGCTTATGGTTTTCTCATGTACAGATAAAAGTAATCAGATGAAACTACTAACAAAAAGCGCTATGGttccattatatttttaaataatgaacacCACCAGACAGCAATGAACATCCATAAAGCTCCATTTGATTCTTACTTATATACTATATGTAACTCAAACATTAcaaaagcaaacttttttttagattttgtcGACTCTAAAGGTTCCATAAAttgtttcattaaataaaaaggtttttttggactgttttgtcATATGTCCAGCTTTACAGGGTTAAGTCACGTGGGTTTGGAGCATCGCGAgcgtgagtaaatgacagaacgTTTACTTTTGTCTCAACTATCCTTCACCAGGAATGCAACACAATGGTCAGGTCGCACACACTCACTTCGAAAGGCTGGTCTAGAGAGAAGAACAGGACACATTTGCATGGAGACGTGCTGTTCCAGCTGAAGCTTTGAGAGCAGTTAAAACACGGGCTGGACATGTCAGTGCCAGTATAGTCAAT carries:
- the tmem30ab gene encoding transmembrane protein 30Ab, whose amino-acid sequence is MMASSYSAKEEDGHHTGSAGLGGAAIRTRKPDNTAFKQQRLPAWQPILTAGTVLPAFFIIGLIFIPIGIGLYVTSNNIKEFEIDYTGTDMSSPCFNCSQSFSWNSTSPCKCVLFFSLDQPFESNVFMYYGLSNFYQNHRRYVKSRDDSQLNGDERSLKEPSKECEPYRTNENKPIAPCGAIANSMFNDTLELFYIDPNGTKTLIPLVKKGIAWWTDKHVKFRNPGGSNPNLTAVFIDTAKPVNWRKPVYELDTDIENNGFINEDFIVWMRTAALPTFRKLYRIIQKKNNMTPTLPRGNYSLEVIYNYPVRSFEGRKRMILSTISWMGGKNPFLGIAYLTVGSICFFLGVVLLFIHHKYGNRNNSSDIPN